A single genomic interval of uncultured Pseudodesulfovibrio sp. harbors:
- a CDS encoding efflux RND transporter periplasmic adaptor subunit, whose amino-acid sequence MKTRAIIIFLFVASLFALPGCSSEPAAVANRASSYFPASTVQVQKKPLPRFFDAVGTVQAQTEIRVEAQVTGRVLKILVRPGDKVKAGDPMLTLDSRASQARLDRSKQASQSAASMAGQARDALAAAKAAFTKAESTYQRMKTLYDQKVVTAEEVEKAESAFLQAQAGLGQAKGGLAAAQARGREAAKVVQEAEIGLGYTTITAQADGEVAKRLVDPGDLAFPGKELLTLQTGGTLRLEAMVRESLITRVHLGDTLGVTVSALEGSEPLSAVVDEIEPLADPVTRSFLVKARLPEVPGLYPGMFGRLMVPLGDREAVLIPESVVVRVGQLETVMVKSGNTWGSVFIRTGARIGDNVEVLSGLSGGETLGLGNRQEAAQ is encoded by the coding sequence ATGAAAACAAGAGCGATAATCATTTTCCTTTTCGTGGCCAGCCTGTTCGCCCTGCCGGGCTGTAGTTCCGAACCCGCCGCCGTTGCGAACCGAGCTTCATCCTATTTCCCCGCCAGCACGGTGCAGGTGCAGAAAAAACCGCTGCCCCGCTTCTTTGATGCCGTGGGCACGGTGCAGGCGCAGACCGAAATCCGCGTGGAAGCGCAGGTGACCGGACGGGTGCTCAAGATACTGGTCCGCCCCGGCGACAAGGTCAAAGCCGGTGACCCGATGCTGACTCTGGACAGCCGCGCGTCACAGGCCCGCCTCGACCGCTCCAAACAGGCGAGCCAGTCTGCTGCGAGCATGGCAGGACAGGCGCGGGATGCGCTGGCTGCGGCAAAGGCCGCATTCACTAAGGCTGAGTCAACGTATCAGCGCATGAAAACGCTTTACGACCAGAAAGTCGTAACCGCCGAAGAAGTGGAAAAGGCGGAGTCCGCATTCCTGCAAGCACAGGCCGGACTGGGACAGGCCAAGGGAGGTCTGGCGGCGGCACAGGCCCGCGGGCGCGAAGCTGCCAAGGTGGTGCAGGAAGCCGAGATCGGCCTTGGCTACACCACCATCACGGCGCAGGCGGACGGCGAAGTCGCCAAACGGCTTGTCGATCCCGGCGACCTCGCCTTTCCCGGCAAGGAGCTGCTCACGCTCCAGACGGGTGGTACCCTGCGCCTTGAGGCCATGGTCCGCGAAAGCCTGATCACGCGCGTTCATTTGGGAGATACGCTCGGCGTGACCGTCTCCGCGCTGGAAGGCAGTGAACCGCTGTCCGCCGTGGTGGACGAGATTGAACCGCTGGCCGACCCGGTGACGCGCTCCTTTCTGGTCAAGGCACGACTGCCCGAAGTTCCGGGGCTGTATCCCGGCATGTTCGGCCGGTTGATGGTACCGCTCGGTGATCGCGAAGCCGTACTCATCCCGGAATCCGTCGTGGTACGCGTGGGCCAGCTTGAAACCGTGATGGTCAAGTCAGGCAACACATGGGGGTCCGTCTTCATCCGCACCGGCGCACGGATCGGCGACAACGTGGAAGTGCTGTCCGGCCTGTCTGGCGGCGAGACACTCGGCCTCGGCAACAGGCAGGAGGCGGCACAATGA
- a CDS encoding efflux RND transporter permease subunit: protein MSGAGRTDGFLASIVRFFLTSQMSIILALAAIMLGIAAILVTPREEEPQIVVPMADVIVQVPGASAEEVEKLVTTPLERLLWQIDGVEYVYSTSRKDMSTVTVRFFVGEDREDSLIKLHNTILKNADLAPSIVSGWVVKPVEIDDVPIVTLTVHADHGFESRYTDYDLRRMAEELFHRLAEVEDVSRVSLHSGRSREVRVEIRPERLTGFNVSALEVFRALKGADRSMTAGNFVSGDRETPVVSQSFLLSAEDAASLVVGVFDNRPVYLRDVADILDGPQEPQSYSRIGFSNAYLTKIGQENAAPSRPAVTLALSKKKGVNAVAVAKDVLKRVEQLRAEVLPQGVSITVTRDYGETAQAKVNELLSSLLFAIITVVALLAFALGWREALVVALAVPMSFSLALFVNYLFGYTINRVTLFALILSLGLVVDDPITNVDNIQRHIRLGLKGPLDATLDAVKEVLPPVIMSTLAIIVSFTPLFFITGMMGPYMAPMAANVPLTVTFSTVAALTVVPWMAYMLLRNRKFTDTKTEAARGQGANPRLLALYERAITPFLTSPRNRRLLMAGIVGGLIVCAGLVVLRLVPLKMLPFDNKNELQLLVDMDEGTTLERTDRVLRDFETFLRTVPEVTNYVTYSGSPSPMDFNGMVRHYYWRNQSNFADIRINLADKSERSMQSHAIGLRLRNELHAIAQKHGANVKLIETPPGPPVISTLTTEIYGRPELPYSSLISGAKHVESLMADQPGLVDLDDSTETDRMMIDFVLDKEKAALHGVSAADVVDTLRLALTGSIPASVHLPRERQPLPVRMVLPVELRTGADRLGEVRMKTPSGGMVPLAEVGVFREVPAEQPIYHKNLKRVVYVFAETAGIPPGEAVLDLQSELNDTPMPPGTEAEWAGEGEWKITLDVFRDLGIANAAALAGIYILLVAETGSFLMPLLIMSAIPLTLLGILPGFWLLNLIAGGTVGGFGDPVFFTATSMIGMIALGGIVIRNSLVLIDFIQTELKSGKPLRDAIIQSGAVRMRPIVLTALTTALGAWPITLDPIFSGLAWALIFGLMASTLFTLVVVPSGYYALYGDKK, encoded by the coding sequence ATGAGCGGCGCAGGCCGCACGGACGGCTTCCTCGCATCCATAGTCCGTTTTTTCCTGACATCACAGATGTCCATCATACTGGCGCTGGCCGCGATCATGCTCGGCATTGCCGCCATACTGGTGACGCCGCGTGAAGAGGAGCCGCAGATCGTCGTGCCCATGGCGGACGTGATCGTGCAGGTTCCGGGCGCATCCGCCGAGGAAGTGGAAAAGCTCGTCACCACGCCGCTCGAACGGCTACTGTGGCAGATCGACGGTGTCGAATACGTGTATTCGACCTCGCGCAAGGACATGTCCACGGTCACGGTGCGGTTCTTTGTGGGCGAAGACCGCGAGGATTCGCTCATCAAACTGCACAATACCATTCTCAAGAACGCTGACCTTGCGCCGTCCATCGTGTCCGGCTGGGTGGTCAAACCCGTGGAGATCGACGATGTTCCCATCGTCACGCTCACGGTCCATGCGGACCACGGCTTTGAAAGCCGCTACACGGATTACGACCTCCGCCGCATGGCCGAGGAGCTGTTCCACCGCCTCGCCGAAGTCGAAGACGTATCCCGCGTGAGCCTGCATTCGGGCCGCAGCCGGGAGGTGCGCGTGGAAATCCGGCCTGAACGGCTGACCGGATTCAACGTGTCCGCGCTGGAAGTGTTCCGGGCACTCAAGGGGGCGGACCGCTCCATGACCGCAGGCAATTTCGTGTCCGGGGACAGGGAAACGCCCGTGGTCAGCCAGTCGTTCCTGCTGTCCGCCGAAGATGCGGCCTCGCTCGTAGTCGGCGTGTTCGACAACCGCCCAGTCTATCTGCGCGACGTAGCCGACATACTCGACGGCCCGCAGGAACCGCAGAGCTATTCGCGCATCGGATTTTCCAACGCCTACCTGACGAAGATCGGACAGGAAAACGCCGCCCCGTCACGCCCTGCCGTGACCCTTGCCCTCTCCAAGAAGAAAGGTGTCAATGCCGTTGCAGTGGCAAAGGACGTGCTGAAACGGGTGGAACAGCTCCGCGCGGAGGTTTTGCCGCAGGGCGTGTCCATCACCGTGACCCGCGACTACGGCGAAACAGCACAGGCAAAGGTCAACGAACTGCTCTCCTCGCTGCTGTTTGCCATCATCACCGTGGTCGCCCTGCTCGCGTTCGCGCTGGGCTGGCGCGAGGCGCTCGTGGTGGCGCTGGCCGTGCCCATGAGCTTTTCCCTCGCCCTGTTCGTGAACTACCTGTTCGGCTACACCATCAACCGCGTAACGCTGTTCGCGCTCATCCTGTCTCTCGGTCTGGTGGTGGACGATCCCATCACCAATGTGGACAACATCCAGCGGCACATCCGGCTCGGGCTGAAAGGTCCGCTCGACGCCACGCTGGACGCGGTAAAGGAAGTCCTTCCGCCGGTCATCATGTCCACGCTGGCGATCATCGTATCATTCACGCCGCTCTTTTTCATCACCGGCATGATGGGACCGTACATGGCCCCCATGGCAGCCAACGTGCCGCTCACGGTCACCTTCTCCACCGTGGCCGCGCTGACCGTGGTGCCGTGGATGGCATACATGCTCCTGCGTAACCGAAAATTCACGGACACCAAGACCGAAGCAGCCAGAGGACAGGGAGCCAATCCCCGGCTCCTCGCACTGTATGAACGGGCCATCACGCCGTTCCTCACGTCCCCGCGCAACCGCCGCTTACTCATGGCGGGCATTGTCGGCGGACTGATCGTATGTGCCGGACTGGTCGTCCTGCGGCTGGTGCCGCTCAAGATGCTGCCTTTTGACAACAAGAACGAGCTGCAACTGCTGGTGGACATGGACGAGGGAACCACGCTCGAACGCACCGACCGCGTACTGCGCGACTTCGAAACCTTCCTGCGAACGGTGCCTGAGGTGACAAACTACGTCACCTATTCCGGTTCGCCGTCACCCATGGATTTCAACGGTATGGTGCGCCATTACTACTGGCGCAACCAGTCCAATTTCGCGGATATCCGCATCAACCTCGCGGACAAGTCCGAACGGAGCATGCAGAGCCACGCCATCGGCCTGCGACTGCGGAACGAACTGCACGCCATTGCCCAAAAGCACGGCGCAAACGTCAAGCTCATTGAGACACCGCCCGGACCGCCGGTCATCTCCACCCTGACAACCGAGATATACGGCCGCCCAGAACTGCCCTATTCCTCGCTCATCAGCGGGGCAAAACATGTGGAATCGCTCATGGCGGATCAGCCCGGACTGGTCGATCTGGACGACTCGACCGAGACCGACCGGATGATGATCGACTTCGTGCTCGACAAGGAAAAGGCCGCACTGCACGGCGTGTCTGCCGCAGACGTGGTGGACACCCTCCGGCTGGCCCTCACGGGCAGCATCCCGGCGTCCGTCCATCTGCCACGGGAACGGCAGCCCCTGCCCGTACGCATGGTCCTGCCCGTGGAACTGCGGACCGGCGCGGACCGGCTCGGCGAAGTACGTATGAAGACACCGTCCGGGGGCATGGTGCCGCTGGCCGAGGTGGGCGTGTTCCGGGAAGTCCCGGCAGAGCAGCCCATCTACCACAAGAACCTCAAGCGGGTGGTATATGTCTTTGCCGAAACCGCGGGCATTCCTCCGGGCGAGGCCGTGCTCGACCTTCAGTCAGAACTCAACGACACGCCCATGCCACCCGGTACCGAGGCCGAATGGGCAGGCGAAGGTGAATGGAAGATCACCCTCGACGTGTTCCGTGATCTCGGCATTGCCAACGCAGCCGCGCTCGCCGGCATCTACATTCTGCTGGTGGCGGAAACAGGCTCATTCCTCATGCCGCTGCTCATCATGTCCGCCATTCCGCTGACCCTGCTCGGCATCCTGCCGGGATTCTGGCTGCTCAACCTCATCGCGGGCGGCACGGTGGGCGGGTTTGGCGACCCGGTGTTCTTCACCGCCACCTCCATGATCGGCATGATCGCACTGGGCGGCATCGTGATCCGCAATTCACTGGTGCTCATCGACTTCATCCAGACCGAACTGAAATCCGGCAAACCGCTCCGGGATGCCATCATCCAATCCGGGGCAGTACGCATGCGGCCCATCGTGCTGACCGCGCTGACCACGGCGCTCGGCGCATGGCCCATCACACTTGATCCGATCTTCTCGGGATTGGCGTGGGCGCTCATCTTCGGGTTGATGGCCTCGACGTTGTTTACGCTGGTGGTGGTGCCGAGTGGGTATTATGCTTTGTATGGAGATAAGAAATAA
- a CDS encoding DNA cytosine methyltransferase, translated as MMNNQDNRFSSVELCAGAGGQALGLEQAGFSHEALIEIEKPACNTLLHNRPEWNVLNMDLRDFSGTPYKGVDLVAGGVPCPPFSKAGKQLGAKDERDLFPEAVRIADEVRPKAILLENVRGFLDDVFADYRNKLKSKLKKLGYAVDWKLLNASDFGVSQLRPRVAIVAVQKQYADTFAWPEPGLIKPKTVGELLYDLMAEDGWRGAKTWMERADDIAPTLVGGSKKHGGPDLGPTRARKAWASLGVDGSNVVYDPPERDFVGMPRLTVKMTARVQGFPDEWHITGKKTPAYRQIGNAFPPPVARAVAEKVFECLSVSNIFKLSKSA; from the coding sequence ATGATGAATAATCAGGATAATAGATTTTCTTCGGTAGAGTTGTGTGCGGGGGCTGGTGGGCAAGCCCTTGGTCTTGAACAGGCAGGATTTTCCCACGAGGCCTTGATCGAAATAGAAAAGCCAGCTTGTAACACCCTGTTGCACAACAGGCCTGAATGGAATGTCTTGAATATGGATTTACGGGACTTCTCGGGGACACCCTATAAAGGCGTGGACCTGGTTGCTGGTGGCGTTCCTTGTCCCCCTTTTTCAAAGGCAGGGAAACAACTTGGTGCAAAGGATGAAAGGGACTTGTTCCCGGAAGCTGTCAGGATTGCAGACGAGGTTCGTCCGAAGGCTATCCTTCTTGAAAATGTTAGGGGTTTTTTGGATGACGTTTTTGCCGACTATCGCAATAAGTTGAAGAGCAAGTTGAAAAAACTTGGATACGCTGTCGACTGGAAGCTGTTGAACGCTTCTGATTTCGGTGTGTCACAGCTTCGCCCCCGTGTGGCCATTGTCGCAGTGCAGAAACAGTATGCCGATACATTTGCTTGGCCGGAACCTGGGCTGATTAAGCCTAAAACGGTAGGCGAATTGCTGTATGACCTTATGGCAGAAGATGGTTGGCGTGGGGCCAAAACGTGGATGGAACGGGCGGATGACATCGCCCCCACGCTTGTGGGCGGTTCCAAGAAGCATGGAGGCCCTGACTTGGGGCCGACACGGGCAAGGAAGGCCTGGGCGTCCCTTGGGGTAGATGGGAGCAACGTCGTTTATGATCCGCCCGAAAGAGATTTTGTGGGAATGCCTAGATTGACCGTCAAGATGACCGCCCGTGTTCAAGGTTTCCCTGACGAGTGGCACATCACAGGCAAGAAGACCCCGGCATATCGTCAGATCGGCAATGCCTTTCCGCCGCCGGTGGCCCGTGCAGTCGCTGAAAAAGTGTTTGAGTGCCTCAGTGTTTCCAACATCTTCAAGTTGAGTAAGTCCGCATGA
- a CDS encoding NgoMIV family type II restriction endonuclease, with amino-acid sequence MSSVISRIVAEFKNMSKNGGEVSCPFYFLKKTDKGFQASNADGQCIIARRLSEILNVKKWQQLVDEENPYLLNSDGKPAKKPFVGQTCGKAFEYLVKHFIEESFVKHLNFLRPGSYTVLLDKDLKDFEQYKHLRDFDEVLAFIPPEAKSLRDRLEAAFSSYAVSPDILVLAEKNDRDQVNEKWEDQSGIKRGYPLISDTDAPHTNLLKKAEDENLPNVHAIVSIKWTMRSDRAQNARTEGVFSAQERRGKAPHFVVVTGEPRPSRIRSLALGSDIDCVYHAFLPELMQAIETVNPGKKGKFVESERRWLETMLEMNRLRDISTFLLTLCCRSPAKNAK; translated from the coding sequence ATGAGTAGTGTTATCAGCCGCATTGTCGCCGAGTTTAAAAACATGTCCAAAAATGGCGGGGAAGTATCTTGCCCCTTCTATTTTTTGAAAAAGACAGACAAAGGCTTTCAAGCGTCAAATGCAGATGGGCAGTGCATTATTGCCCGCAGGTTGTCGGAAATACTTAACGTTAAAAAGTGGCAACAGCTTGTGGATGAGGAGAATCCCTATTTGCTAAACAGCGATGGGAAACCCGCAAAGAAGCCATTTGTAGGACAAACGTGCGGCAAGGCATTTGAGTATCTGGTCAAACACTTTATTGAAGAGTCTTTCGTCAAGCATTTAAACTTCTTGCGGCCGGGATCATATACCGTTCTCTTGGATAAGGACCTAAAGGACTTCGAACAATACAAACATTTGAGAGATTTTGATGAAGTTTTGGCCTTCATCCCACCAGAAGCAAAATCCTTGCGGGATAGACTGGAGGCCGCTTTTTCGTCGTACGCAGTTTCGCCAGATATTCTTGTTTTGGCTGAAAAGAACGACCGGGATCAAGTAAACGAAAAATGGGAAGATCAGTCTGGCATAAAAAGAGGTTATCCACTTATTTCTGACACCGACGCTCCCCATACGAATCTGTTGAAAAAAGCCGAAGACGAAAATCTTCCTAATGTTCACGCCATTGTGAGCATCAAGTGGACCATGCGTAGCGACAGAGCACAAAATGCACGTACAGAAGGTGTTTTTTCAGCACAAGAACGAAGAGGTAAGGCCCCACATTTTGTTGTAGTTACAGGGGAACCACGACCTTCTAGGATACGTTCCCTCGCACTTGGGTCTGACATTGATTGTGTTTACCACGCTTTCTTGCCAGAGTTGATGCAAGCCATTGAGACCGTGAACCCAGGCAAGAAAGGCAAGTTTGTTGAATCAGAAAGAAGATGGCTTGAAACAATGCTAGAAATGAATCGACTTCGTGACATTTCGACCTTCCTTTTGACCTTGTGTTGTAGGTCGCCTGCCAAGAACGCCAAATAG
- a CDS encoding ATP-grasp domain-containing protein, with the protein MFLLDNPYVSEFLRQNIETMERSVVDTPAARTFMNGSTASFIDETEFARRILAGERVYTNSENGLDVILRNAGQSDLARQIEICKDKALFRETVAALYPGYRFARVTPDDLDSFDVSDMPYPFVAKPARGFFSLGVHMVFEPSQWPEVVEKIRQERESLNAEYPEEVVNSGEFILEQGIDGEEYAIDVYYDDSGRAVITNILYHQFASEDDVSDRLYYTSPEIIEAKLEPFTEMVTRIGQACSFRNFCTHIEVRETASGEIIPIEANPLRFAGWCVTDMTHHAWGFSPYEYYFGNIRPDWPAILEARRGNIYAMVIGDVPGDVDRSAITGIDYDGFCGQFEEVLELRKMDYAAYPLFAMVFTRTSAENAEALKAILKADFTRFIE; encoded by the coding sequence ATGTTTCTTCTCGATAATCCCTATGTTTCCGAGTTTTTGAGGCAGAATATCGAAACCATGGAGCGTTCCGTGGTGGATACCCCGGCAGCCCGCACGTTCATGAACGGGTCGACCGCTTCCTTTATTGACGAGACCGAGTTTGCCCGCCGTATTCTGGCCGGGGAGCGTGTCTACACCAACTCCGAAAACGGTCTGGATGTGATTCTGCGAAACGCGGGGCAGAGCGATCTCGCCCGCCAGATTGAAATCTGCAAGGACAAGGCGCTGTTCCGCGAGACCGTGGCCGCGCTGTATCCGGGCTACCGCTTTGCTCGGGTAACGCCGGACGATCTGGATTCCTTTGATGTCTCGGACATGCCGTATCCGTTCGTTGCCAAGCCCGCCCGCGGATTTTTCAGCCTCGGCGTGCACATGGTTTTCGAACCGTCCCAGTGGCCGGAGGTGGTTGAAAAGATCCGGCAGGAGCGCGAGAGCCTCAACGCGGAATATCCCGAAGAGGTCGTGAACTCCGGCGAGTTCATCCTTGAGCAGGGTATCGACGGCGAGGAATACGCCATTGACGTCTATTACGACGACAGCGGCAGGGCAGTCATCACCAACATTCTCTACCATCAGTTCGCGTCCGAAGACGACGTGTCGGACCGCCTTTACTACACCTCCCCGGAGATCATCGAGGCCAAGCTGGAACCGTTCACCGAGATGGTCACCCGCATCGGGCAGGCCTGCTCGTTCAGAAATTTCTGCACCCATATCGAGGTGCGCGAAACCGCTTCCGGCGAGATCATCCCCATCGAGGCCAACCCGCTCCGTTTCGCAGGCTGGTGCGTTACCGACATGACCCACCACGCATGGGGTTTCAGCCCATACGAATACTACTTCGGGAACATCCGTCCCGACTGGCCCGCCATCCTTGAAGCGCGGCGCGGCAACATCTACGCCATGGTTATCGGCGATGTGCCGGGTGATGTGGACCGTTCCGCCATCACGGGCATCGACTACGACGGGTTCTGCGGCCAGTTCGAGGAAGTGCTTGAACTGCGGAAAATGGACTACGCCGCCTACCCGTTGTTTGCCATGGTTTTTACCCGTACCAGCGCAGAAAATGCCGAAGCCCTCAAGGCGATTCTCAAAGCGGATTTTACCCGATTTATTGAGTAG
- a CDS encoding sigma-54 dependent transcriptional regulator: MPANILVLDDEKNYLLILESILDDEGYNVTTLSDPEMGLAYLEESEVDIVLTDMKMPGLTGQDVLEHCKKNYPHIPVLIMTAFGSIEAAVEAMRIGAFDYITKPFANEELLLSISKAKQFAATQQENIRLKREIRDKYSKGNIIARGKGMQQVMDMVDRAAPSKSTVLVLGESGTGKELVARAIHNSSPRRDEPFVTVNCMALNPGVLESELFGHEKGSFTGATAMRKGRFEQANKGTLFLDEIGELTPELQVKLLRVLQEHQIERVGGAETFDVDIRIVAATNKNLQEAVSKGEFREDLFYRLNVVSLFMPPLRERREDIPLLAAHFLEKYTKENQVEISGFSGAAMDYLTAYEWPGNVRQLENVVERCTVLARSETIDADDLPPEIKDEEAQFKSAVDLLPSKLNLAETMDKIEGALVKRALVRAEFVQVKAAEMLGLSKSNLQYKLKKYELAGKAK, translated from the coding sequence ATGCCCGCGAACATACTGGTTCTCGACGACGAGAAAAACTATCTGCTCATTCTCGAATCCATCCTTGATGACGAGGGGTACAACGTGACCACCCTGTCCGATCCGGAAATGGGACTCGCCTATCTCGAGGAATCCGAGGTGGACATCGTGCTCACCGACATGAAGATGCCCGGTCTCACCGGACAGGACGTGCTGGAGCACTGCAAGAAGAATTACCCGCATATCCCGGTGCTCATCATGACCGCCTTCGGTTCCATCGAAGCCGCTGTCGAGGCCATGCGTATCGGCGCGTTCGACTACATCACCAAGCCGTTCGCCAACGAGGAGCTGCTTCTTTCCATTTCCAAGGCCAAGCAGTTTGCCGCCACGCAGCAGGAAAACATCCGCCTCAAGCGCGAAATTCGCGACAAGTATTCCAAGGGCAATATCATCGCCCGCGGCAAAGGCATGCAGCAGGTCATGGATATGGTTGACCGTGCCGCACCCTCCAAGTCCACGGTCCTGGTTCTCGGCGAGTCCGGTACAGGCAAGGAACTCGTTGCCCGTGCCATTCACAATTCTTCGCCCCGTCGTGACGAACCGTTTGTCACGGTCAACTGCATGGCGCTCAACCCCGGCGTGCTCGAATCTGAACTGTTCGGTCATGAAAAAGGTTCGTTCACCGGCGCGACCGCCATGCGTAAGGGCCGTTTCGAGCAGGCCAACAAGGGCACTCTGTTCCTCGACGAGATCGGCGAACTGACCCCCGAATTGCAGGTCAAGCTGCTACGCGTGTTGCAGGAGCACCAGATCGAGCGAGTGGGCGGAGCTGAGACCTTTGATGTGGACATCCGCATCGTGGCTGCCACCAACAAGAATTTGCAGGAGGCCGTGAGCAAGGGCGAGTTCCGCGAGGACCTGTTCTACCGTCTCAACGTGGTGTCCCTTTTCATGCCGCCCCTGCGCGAACGCCGCGAGGATATCCCGCTGCTCGCCGCCCACTTCCTTGAAAAGTACACCAAGGAAAATCAGGTGGAGATTTCCGGTTTCTCGGGTGCTGCCATGGATTACCTGACCGCCTACGAATGGCCGGGTAACGTGCGTCAGCTTGAGAACGTGGTCGAGCGCTGCACCGTTCTCGCCCGCAGTGAGACCATTGACGCCGACGATCTGCCGCCGGAAATCAAGGACGAGGAAGCCCAGTTCAAGTCCGCTGTGGACCTGCTGCCTTCCAAGCTCAATCTGGCCGAGACCATGGACAAGATCGAAGGGGCACTGGTCAAGCGCGCCCTTGTCCGCGCCGAATTCGTGCAGGTCAAGGCCGCGGAAATGCTCGGCCTTTCCAAATCCAACCTTCAGTACAAACTCAAAAAATACGAGCTTGCAGGAAAAGCGAAATAA
- a CDS encoding 5-formyltetrahydrofolate cyclo-ligase → MQQDEKKKLRETLLKRRTALTKEQVRDGSQGAVELIRTLTEWKNACEVLIYWPIRGEVDVRPLSMELWQRGCRVLMPRCRPDAYGQMDIACAACEDDLTPGAFSIMEPDADKCPAVASCQPDIAIIPAICFDRRGYRLGYGGGYYDRLLTTDDMKDTLRIGLGYNFQLVEQLPTQPWDMPVDIVCTDEELWRP, encoded by the coding sequence ATGCAACAGGATGAAAAGAAAAAGCTGCGCGAAACCCTGCTGAAACGGCGCACCGCCCTGACAAAGGAACAGGTCCGCGACGGCAGCCAGGGAGCCGTTGAACTCATACGGACTCTGACGGAATGGAAGAACGCCTGCGAAGTGCTCATCTACTGGCCCATCCGGGGCGAAGTGGATGTCCGCCCGCTCTCCATGGAACTGTGGCAACGCGGCTGCCGCGTACTCATGCCCCGCTGCCGACCCGACGCGTACGGTCAAATGGACATCGCCTGTGCCGCCTGCGAGGACGACCTCACCCCGGGCGCGTTTTCCATCATGGAGCCGGACGCGGACAAGTGTCCGGCAGTCGCGTCCTGCCAGCCCGACATCGCCATCATCCCGGCGATCTGCTTCGATCGGCGCGGCTACCGGCTGGGCTACGGCGGCGGCTACTATGACCGCCTGCTCACCACGGACGACATGAAAGACACCCTGAGAATCGGGCTCGGATACAATTTCCAGCTTGTGGAACAACTCCCCACCCAGCCGTGGGACATGCCCGTGGACATCGTCTGCACGGATGAGGAACTATGGCGCCCATAG
- a CDS encoding polyphenol oxidase family protein produces MAPIAFFPFEFIGIPNVGCAFTSRRGGVSEPPHDSANLSFEVEDEKDAVSENRRLIHDRLGLTGWCECKQIHGDAIHFDPKPAQPEDMPVLEGDGMTTATPGHGLVIKTADCQPVLLAHRSGKFIAGLHVGWRGNKCNFPASGVRRFCETYDLKAQDIFAVRGPSLSPSASQFINFEDDFGTGFQKYYSPETQTADLWRMTRDQLAGAGVPEDQIFGMDLCTMGLDDTFFSYRKSCASPVRGTGRQAGIIWIKSA; encoded by the coding sequence ATGGCGCCCATAGCTTTTTTCCCTTTTGAATTCATCGGCATCCCCAACGTGGGATGTGCCTTCACGTCCCGACGCGGCGGCGTCTCGGAACCACCCCACGATTCAGCCAATCTCTCCTTTGAGGTGGAGGACGAAAAGGACGCGGTGAGTGAAAACCGCCGTCTCATCCATGACCGCCTCGGCCTGACCGGCTGGTGCGAATGCAAGCAAATTCACGGCGACGCCATCCATTTCGACCCGAAACCGGCACAGCCCGAGGATATGCCCGTGCTTGAAGGGGACGGCATGACCACGGCCACTCCGGGTCACGGTCTCGTCATCAAGACCGCAGACTGCCAGCCCGTGCTCCTTGCCCACCGCTCGGGCAAATTCATCGCGGGCCTGCATGTGGGCTGGCGCGGCAACAAGTGCAACTTCCCGGCTTCGGGCGTGCGCCGTTTCTGCGAGACGTACGACCTCAAGGCGCAGGACATCTTCGCGGTCCGCGGTCCGAGCCTCAGCCCCTCGGCCAGCCAGTTCATCAATTTCGAGGACGATTTCGGCACCGGTTTCCAGAAATACTATTCCCCGGAGACGCAGACCGCCGACCTCTGGCGCATGACCCGCGACCAACTGGCAGGGGCCGGAGTGCCGGAAGATCAAATTTTCGGCATGGATCTCTGCACCATGGGGCTTGACGACACCTTCTTTTCCTACCGCAAATCCTGCGCGTCCCCGGTCAGGGGCACCGGACGGCAGGCAGGCATCATCTGGATCAAATCAGCATAG